One Chitinophagales bacterium DNA segment encodes these proteins:
- a CDS encoding T9SS type A sorting domain-containing protein, producing the protein MKKLILCGITILFSISIAYPQACTPEWSQPGSGIYPDTATNMPAGPANVPYDFTVQFKVPLKDSSVIATGIDVNRVELTGVTGLDAIPSTVAFHYNCNPTNCTFKADSVGCVRIQGTPTTEGVYPLTISAKVFITQNTFLPVDFSGYYITVSNSIGIPGLSTNRFDVGQNTPNPAQSKTEIPVNLVHGSMIEIKVSNVIGNQVYKNSMVGHTGLNSISLDVSKFKPGIYFYTVSDEKNAITRRMVIDK; encoded by the coding sequence ATGAAGAAATTAATACTGTGCGGCATAACCATTTTGTTTTCCATAAGCATCGCTTACCCGCAGGCTTGTACGCCTGAATGGTCGCAGCCGGGATCCGGTATCTATCCTGATACGGCCACCAATATGCCGGCGGGACCTGCGAATGTGCCGTATGATTTCACGGTGCAGTTTAAAGTGCCGTTAAAAGATTCATCTGTTATTGCAACAGGTATTGATGTGAACAGGGTGGAACTAACCGGTGTAACTGGATTAGATGCCATACCTTCCACAGTTGCCTTTCATTACAACTGCAATCCCACAAACTGCACATTCAAAGCGGATTCCGTTGGGTGCGTGCGTATTCAGGGTACTCCTACTACAGAAGGTGTATATCCGTTAACCATATCGGCAAAGGTCTTTATTACGCAGAATACTTTTCTTCCGGTAGATTTCTCCGGATACTATATCACCGTCAGCAACAGCATTGGAATTCCCGGTTTATCCACCAACCGGTTTGATGTAGGACAGAACACCCCGAATCCCGCTCAGTCAAAAACTGAGATTCCTGTAAACCTTGTACATGGCAGCATGATTGAAATAAAAGTTTCGAACGTCATTGGCAACCAGGTATATAAAAATTCAATGGTTGGCCATACAGGGCTGAATTCCATTTCACTCGATGTTTCAAAATTTAAACCGGGTATTTATTTTTATACGGTAAGCGATGAAAAGAATGCTATCACCAGGAGGATGGTGATAGATAAATGA
- a CDS encoding aryl-sulfate sulfotransferase has protein sequence MVNSFVRSLFLIIVYCLSSNAVFAQFQYISPLPGSKMHHPQTNIILRNGNLIAASTLRPENFVVSGSASGRHDVDVILSDDGKTILLQPTVPFANNESVTVAVSDALRTKQNEIIKGTEFNFQTEPLYNAADQQRLADAHRHVFEEEFGTAAAETTSDTRDLSDWTGGLPPLTIWANNNPAPGSVFFHNFDFSYQPTAHYCIMGNNADSVYGKFDQTKGIGFTINQNGYLTLFNNNLNRHEMLDSNYKMIDKFYCGNGYIADVHEFIVLPNGHSYLIAYDPQYVDMTVYNPNYNPNAVVIGAVIQELDASKHVVFQWRSWDHFEITDATHILLSTSEIDYVHANSIQLEADGTSFLLSSRHMDEVTKISFTTGDIIWRLGGLHNEFTFIGDPQKFSYQHDVRRLSNGHLTVFDNGNYHSPAKSAAKEYILDETNKTITLTWKYERNLTGSSSAMGSMQRLPNGNTFICWGLVYSVQFPSVTEVTAQGDVVWEMRLDPEFNDGIYRSHRFEWTPCSRPSFGTMQAIDITAVSAKLKWSSATNAGSYQVQYKPTTSSVWTTKNTNKKSVTVGGLAPNTTYDWQVRSICSSPNPPMSGYTAKRKFTTLPQKIADDLLPITLNAYPNPASGNLTLDITLSADGPVSLHVYNMLGQQQMSGSYDAQSGTNSIAVDVSRWANGIYFVEAISGTQRTTSKITIE, from the coding sequence ATGGTAAACAGCTTCGTACGTAGTCTTTTCCTAATCATAGTTTATTGCCTGTCAAGCAATGCAGTCTTCGCGCAGTTTCAGTATATCTCACCGCTTCCGGGTTCGAAGATGCATCATCCGCAAACCAATATCATACTGCGCAACGGCAACCTGATTGCTGCTTCCACGCTAAGGCCGGAAAATTTTGTGGTGTCAGGTTCTGCCAGTGGAAGACATGATGTGGATGTGATACTTTCTGATGATGGAAAGACCATACTCCTTCAACCCACCGTACCATTTGCCAATAATGAATCAGTGACCGTTGCCGTATCTGATGCATTGCGCACTAAGCAGAACGAAATCATCAAAGGCACCGAGTTTAATTTTCAGACGGAACCATTGTACAATGCAGCAGACCAGCAGCGATTGGCCGATGCACACCGGCATGTGTTTGAAGAGGAATTCGGAACAGCAGCGGCGGAGACCACAAGTGATACACGTGACCTTTCGGACTGGACCGGCGGATTACCACCACTTACCATCTGGGCCAACAACAATCCGGCACCGGGAAGTGTGTTTTTTCACAACTTCGATTTTTCATATCAGCCTACTGCACACTATTGCATCATGGGCAATAATGCCGATTCAGTTTACGGAAAATTCGATCAAACCAAAGGAATCGGATTCACCATTAATCAAAACGGTTACCTGACGCTGTTTAACAACAACCTCAACAGGCACGAGATGCTTGACTCAAACTATAAGATGATTGATAAGTTCTATTGTGGCAACGGATATATTGCCGATGTGCATGAGTTTATAGTGTTGCCGAACGGGCATTCCTACCTGATAGCCTACGACCCGCAATACGTGGATATGACGGTTTATAATCCCAATTACAATCCAAATGCTGTGGTCATCGGTGCAGTTATACAGGAACTGGATGCTTCAAAGCATGTGGTGTTTCAATGGCGCAGCTGGGACCACTTTGAAATCACGGATGCCACGCATATTTTGTTATCTACCAGTGAAATTGATTATGTGCATGCTAACTCTATTCAGCTCGAGGCAGATGGTACCAGCTTTCTTTTGTCGAGCAGGCACATGGATGAGGTAACGAAAATCAGCTTTACTACCGGCGATATCATCTGGCGGCTGGGCGGACTGCACAACGAGTTTACCTTTATCGGCGATCCGCAGAAGTTCTCTTATCAGCATGATGTGCGGCGTCTTTCAAATGGTCATCTCACTGTTTTCGATAATGGAAACTATCACAGCCCCGCTAAAAGCGCAGCGAAAGAATATATTCTCGATGAAACCAATAAAACCATCACGTTAACCTGGAAGTACGAAAGAAACCTGACCGGCAGTAGTTCAGCCATGGGAAGCATGCAGCGTTTGCCTAACGGGAATACATTTATCTGCTGGGGCCTCGTCTATAGTGTTCAGTTTCCCAGTGTTACAGAGGTGACGGCGCAGGGCGATGTTGTTTGGGAGATGAGATTGGATCCTGAATTCAATGATGGTATTTATCGTTCTCACAGATTTGAATGGACTCCGTGTTCGAGGCCTTCATTCGGTACCATGCAGGCAATTGATATCACTGCCGTTTCCGCAAAACTTAAATGGTCAAGTGCAACAAACGCTGGTTCTTACCAGGTACAGTACAAACCAACCACATCATCCGTCTGGACAACGAAAAACACCAATAAAAAATCTGTAACTGTTGGCGGGCTTGCACCGAATACAACCTACGACTGGCAGGTGCGATCCATTTGCAGTTCTCCCAATCCTCCGATGTCAGGTTATACCGCCAAGCGAAAATTTACCACACTGCCCCAGAAAATAGCGGATGATTTACTACCGATCACGCTCAATGCTTACCCTAACCCTGCCTCAGGGAACCTGACGCTGGATATTACTTTGTCGGCAGATGGCCCGGTATCACTCCACGTCTACAATATGCTGGGTCAGCAGCAGATGTCCGGAAGCTATGATGCGCAGTCCGGCACCAACAGCATTGCAGTGGATGTTTCACGTTGGGCTAACGGAATTTATTTTGTTGAAGCCATTTCAGGCACACAGCGCACTACGAGTAAAATAACGATCGAGTAG
- a CDS encoding discoidin domain-containing protein: MKLHQNLLLICCMVELCLLKATAQSSGITTYCNPMDINYQYNFEQLNSKISYRSGADPVIVNHNGTYYLFVTISGGYWHSTDLLHWNYITPSKWPMEDICAPAALSVRDTLYLFQSTFDQRPIFFTTTPENGKLHFYNRWLPQLPKEVGPWDPCIFYDEDKDRWYMYWGSSNVYPIYGAELDKQHQLTYKSAYKGLISLHPEEHGWERFGKNHTDTIRPFIEGAWMNKYHDKYYLQYGAPGTEFNVYANGTYIADDPLGPFEYARYNPVSYKPGGFMTGAGHGNTFQDKYGNYWNTGTPWIAINWNFERRIAMFPAGFDADDQLYSDTRFGDFPHYLPTGKWNNRNELFTGWMLLSYQKTCTAASQMDTFSADKVTDENPRTFWVAAANNNAQWLNIDLQHICEVRAMQVNFVDYKSAIFYSDSTVFTQFRMYGSVDGKQWEMIADLTKEKRDRPNAYIELPQAKKVRYIRYEHVYVAASNLAISDIRVFGKYEGAPPETPRMFMVARQEDARNAVISWKPGKDVVGYNILWGIAADKLYQTYQVFAGGEARLELRALTKGQSYYFSIEAFNESGVSQPAKVVFIR; encoded by the coding sequence ATGAAATTACATCAGAACCTGCTTTTAATTTGCTGCATGGTGGAGTTATGCCTCTTGAAAGCCACTGCACAGTCATCAGGCATAACCACGTATTGTAATCCTATGGATATTAATTACCAGTATAATTTTGAGCAACTCAACAGTAAAATATCATATCGTTCCGGTGCCGATCCCGTTATCGTAAATCACAACGGGACGTATTATTTATTTGTCACCATATCCGGCGGTTACTGGCATTCAACGGATTTGTTACACTGGAATTATATCACTCCGTCTAAATGGCCAATGGAGGATATATGCGCTCCGGCCGCTCTTTCGGTGCGTGACACGCTTTACCTGTTTCAATCCACCTTTGATCAGCGCCCTATTTTCTTTACCACAACACCGGAAAACGGGAAACTTCATTTCTATAACCGGTGGTTGCCGCAACTGCCAAAGGAAGTGGGACCATGGGATCCTTGCATATTTTATGATGAAGACAAAGACCGGTGGTATATGTATTGGGGTTCGTCCAACGTATATCCGATTTACGGAGCAGAATTGGATAAGCAACATCAACTCACTTATAAATCTGCTTATAAAGGACTGATCAGCCTGCATCCGGAAGAACATGGCTGGGAGAGGTTCGGAAAGAATCATACGGATACCATCCGGCCTTTCATTGAAGGTGCCTGGATGAATAAATACCATGATAAGTACTATCTGCAATATGGAGCACCGGGCACTGAGTTCAATGTGTATGCCAATGGCACATACATTGCCGATGATCCTTTAGGGCCATTTGAATATGCGCGCTACAATCCTGTCTCGTACAAACCCGGCGGCTTCATGACCGGCGCCGGTCACGGTAATACGTTCCAGGACAAATACGGCAATTACTGGAATACCGGTACACCGTGGATTGCCATCAACTGGAATTTCGAACGGCGTATCGCCATGTTTCCGGCAGGCTTTGATGCAGATGATCAGCTTTATTCAGATACGCGTTTTGGCGATTTCCCGCATTACCTCCCAACAGGGAAATGGAATAACCGGAATGAATTGTTTACCGGCTGGATGTTGCTGTCTTATCAGAAAACTTGTACTGCCGCTTCGCAAATGGATACCTTTTCCGCCGATAAGGTGACTGATGAAAACCCAAGAACGTTCTGGGTAGCTGCTGCCAATAACAATGCACAATGGCTGAACATTGATTTGCAGCATATATGCGAAGTAAGAGCGATGCAGGTCAATTTCGTGGATTACAAATCGGCCATTTTTTACAGTGATTCTACTGTGTTCACCCAATTCAGAATGTATGGATCTGTTGACGGAAAGCAATGGGAAATGATTGCCGATCTTACCAAAGAAAAACGTGACCGGCCCAATGCTTATATCGAATTGCCGCAGGCAAAAAAGGTTCGTTATATCCGGTATGAACACGTTTATGTGGCTGCGTCTAATCTTGCCATCAGCGATATCAGGGTGTTTGGGAAGTATGAAGGCGCCCCGCCGGAAACACCACGTATGTTTATGGTTGCGCGGCAGGAAGATGCCCGCAATGCAGTCATTTCCTGGAAGCCCGGAAAGGATGTAGTCGGTTATAACATACTATGGGGAATCGCAGCAGACAAACTGTACCAGACGTACCAGGTATTTGCCGGCGGAGAAGCAAGACTCGAACTGCGTGCGCTTACGAAAGGGCAATCGTATTATTTTTCCATAGAAGCTTTTAATGAAAGCGGAGTATCGCAACCGGCTAAAGTGGTTTTCATCCGTTAA
- a CDS encoding gliding motility-associated C-terminal domain-containing protein → MRCFCLLLFFLLLLQAVSMAQTYSPVVITGFNSDLVAESAPNSLATTSMSTDLTAHVLYSETFAAGAGLAAGIVDDGTVVSGTRTYQMAPYNAANAVYVDVGQTKLITLFTTGSYAKISLMGFSAEGNSTLNIKLTFTDGSTSNYGNFTLSDWFNGANAVYCCFSRCIRTTAAPYNIDGLPSNPRFYPIDISLTCADQKKNLQTITIKNLNGTTGFTNAFILALSGVPYSQNIFAIPNDVTCHGGSDGSINLFVSGTAAPFTYSWNTVPPQTTVNATNLDSGTYVCTVTDINGCITYDTVTVSVLPSLPFSVQANPNFICAGSAAQLTVSGISSFTWMPGNMSASPVSVSPAVTTVYTVSGTDANGCTRQDSVTVAVNALPLITVNPNPASICSGGAIGLLASGGVSYSWSPATGLSSSTVANPTANPAATTVYTVTGIGANGCINSSTATVNVNSNPVVNTLADPAIICSGETSTLSVIGLNNFTWSPGSQVTSPINVSPATTTTYTVSGNDINGCSGQATVTVTVNPLPSVTSNPAAVAICAGDATTLTAAGGINYSWLPATGLNDPNVANPTANPAATTVYTVTGFNASGCSATATSTVTVYPAPIVNAVANPVSICEGGQAQLTVTGLSFFSWNPGGQTFSPVTVSPLNSTTYTVTGSDANGCNGAATVFVAVEPLPTVTATADDTLICEGAGTLLHASGTATQFAWSPGNLNGNSVTVFPTDTTLYSVTGILGNCIATDSVLIKVVASPSVAFYPSVLEGCEPLQVIFTDQSNGGIAWHWSFGDGDTSAAQNAAHTFDTGKWSVTETVSNAAGCSTTLVLTDLIQVYANPVADFSVAPAMNLPVELTNALFQFTNKSIGAAAFYWDFDDGTFSSEEDPAHRYATPGEYSVTLMATGTGDCSDTIMKSFVEVIPATIAFIPNAFTPNGDGLNDIFLPANMNLQALEMKIFNRWGNLIFQSTSKDTGWDGNTDGLPAEAGVYIYWISLEFDNGKNELRKGNLTLVR, encoded by the coding sequence ATGCGTTGTTTTTGCCTGCTCCTGTTTTTCCTGTTGCTGTTGCAGGCAGTATCCATGGCACAAACGTATTCGCCGGTTGTAATCACCGGGTTCAACAGTGATCTTGTTGCAGAATCTGCGCCGAATTCACTCGCTACCACTTCCATGTCAACCGACCTCACCGCTCATGTGTTGTACTCTGAAACTTTTGCAGCCGGTGCAGGATTAGCTGCCGGAATTGTTGATGATGGTACAGTGGTTAGCGGCACGAGGACTTATCAGATGGCGCCTTACAATGCTGCGAATGCAGTATATGTTGATGTTGGCCAAACCAAATTGATCACACTCTTCACCACCGGCTCTTACGCTAAGATCAGCCTGATGGGTTTTTCTGCAGAAGGGAACAGCACCCTCAACATCAAACTTACGTTCACTGACGGTAGTACATCTAACTATGGAAATTTTACCTTGTCGGATTGGTTCAATGGCGCCAATGCCGTGTATTGCTGTTTCAGCCGGTGCATCAGAACCACTGCTGCTCCCTACAACATCGATGGTTTGCCTTCCAATCCGCGTTTCTATCCAATAGATATTTCACTCACCTGTGCTGATCAGAAAAAAAACCTGCAAACCATTACGATTAAAAACCTGAATGGCACCACTGGTTTTACCAATGCCTTTATTCTTGCACTCTCCGGTGTGCCGTATTCGCAGAATATTTTTGCCATCCCAAACGATGTTACTTGTCATGGCGGAAGTGATGGCAGCATCAATTTATTTGTCAGTGGAACAGCCGCACCTTTTACTTATTCCTGGAATACTGTTCCTCCACAAACAACGGTGAATGCCACGAACCTGGATTCAGGAACCTATGTATGCACCGTCACTGACATCAATGGTTGTATTACATACGACACTGTTACAGTATCCGTGCTTCCTTCCCTGCCTTTCAGTGTGCAGGCAAATCCCAACTTCATCTGCGCCGGTTCTGCTGCTCAATTAACCGTTTCAGGCATTTCTTCATTTACATGGATGCCTGGCAATATGTCGGCTTCTCCGGTATCGGTCAGTCCTGCAGTGACAACAGTATATACGGTTTCGGGCACAGATGCTAATGGATGTACACGGCAGGATTCTGTAACCGTTGCTGTCAATGCTTTGCCGCTCATTACAGTCAATCCAAATCCCGCTTCGATCTGTTCAGGTGGAGCAATTGGCTTACTGGCTTCAGGCGGTGTTTCATACAGCTGGTCACCCGCCACTGGCTTAAGCAGCAGCACCGTTGCCAATCCAACTGCTAATCCGGCTGCTACCACGGTTTATACAGTAACTGGTATTGGCGCTAATGGCTGCATCAACTCCTCCACCGCTACTGTTAACGTCAATTCAAATCCGGTGGTTAATACACTTGCAGATCCGGCAATTATTTGTTCAGGAGAAACCTCCACACTTTCAGTAATCGGCCTGAATAATTTTACCTGGAGCCCCGGCAGTCAGGTAACATCACCCATCAACGTCAGTCCTGCCACTACTACAACGTACACGGTCAGCGGCAATGATATTAATGGCTGCAGCGGTCAAGCAACTGTTACCGTTACGGTGAATCCATTACCATCCGTTACCAGTAATCCTGCTGCCGTTGCTATTTGTGCAGGCGATGCAACAACGCTTACTGCGGCCGGCGGCATCAATTATAGTTGGCTGCCTGCAACAGGCTTGAATGATCCGAACGTTGCGAATCCGACGGCCAATCCGGCTGCTACCACCGTTTATACGGTAACAGGTTTCAATGCATCAGGTTGCAGCGCAACAGCAACATCAACAGTCACTGTTTATCCGGCGCCTATAGTAAATGCAGTTGCCAACCCTGTCAGCATCTGTGAAGGCGGGCAGGCACAACTTACTGTTACAGGATTAAGCTTCTTCTCCTGGAATCCCGGAGGGCAGACATTTTCACCCGTCACAGTAAGCCCACTGAACAGCACCACCTACACAGTTACCGGCTCGGATGCCAACGGATGCAATGGCGCTGCAACAGTATTCGTTGCCGTGGAACCACTGCCAACGGTAACCGCTACTGCCGATGATACACTGATTTGCGAGGGCGCCGGAACGCTGCTGCATGCTTCCGGTACGGCCACGCAGTTCGCCTGGAGCCCGGGCAATCTCAATGGCAATTCGGTAACCGTTTTCCCTACTGATACCACGCTGTATTCTGTTACGGGCATCCTTGGCAATTGCATAGCAACTGATTCAGTCCTCATCAAAGTGGTAGCATCACCTTCTGTTGCATTCTATCCTTCTGTGCTCGAAGGCTGCGAACCGCTGCAGGTAATTTTTACTGATCAGAGTAATGGCGGCATTGCATGGCACTGGTCATTTGGCGATGGCGATACTTCAGCGGCGCAAAATGCTGCGCATACATTTGATACAGGCAAATGGTCCGTTACAGAAACTGTCAGCAATGCAGCAGGTTGCAGCACTACATTAGTGCTCACCGATCTGATACAGGTGTATGCAAATCCCGTTGCTGATTTTTCCGTTGCGCCTGCAATGAATCTGCCGGTGGAATTAACCAATGCACTTTTTCAGTTCACCAATAAGAGCATTGGCGCTGCTGCATTTTATTGGGATTTTGATGATGGCACTTTCAGCAGTGAAGAAGATCCTGCTCATCGTTATGCAACACCCGGCGAATATTCCGTCACGCTCATGGCCACCGGAACAGGTGATTGCAGCGATACAATAATGAAATCATTTGTGGAAGTGATTCCTGCCACCATCGCTTTCATACCCAATGCTTTTACACCTAACGGCGATGGATTGAATGATATCTTCCTTCCTGCAAACATGAATCTGCAGGCTTTGGAAATGAAAATATTTAATCGCTGGGGCAACCTGATTTTTCAGTCAACTTCAAAAGATACCGGCTGGGATGGCAATACAGACGGCTTGCCGGCTGAAGCAGGTGTGTATATTTATTGGATCAGCCTGGAGTTTGATAATGGAAAAAACGAACTCAGGAAAGGTAATCTGACATTGGTACGATGA
- a CDS encoding phosphohydrolase, with protein MKKASPILLKSADYVFNLLREKLPANHIYHNYAHTTEVVEAVAEIAEGIGLSKEETEMVLLAAWFHDTGFIEVYAGHEERSKAIAERFLVENLYPAEKIERIKGCIDATKYPQRPTNLLEYIICDADLSGIASKKYWENANFLRQEQELVLNKKYTESEWIKTEIEFLTQHKYHTPYCYLAYEKRKTQHVLELRQKLEDLEKSEGKEREKRSRKEEERLIKESRPDRGIETVFRLTINNHMSLSKMADDKANFLLSINGIILSFALANLVSKLDVQTNYFLVGPTAILMLVCLVSIIFAVLSTRPKLIAGSTTREDIEKKRANLLFFGNFHKMQLDEFNWGFSEMMKDREFLYGSMIRDLYYLGQVLGRKYFLIRIAYTVFMWGIIIAVLSYAVSYWYYFMYSPLPQYSYPQ; from the coding sequence ATGAAAAAAGCATCTCCCATTCTGCTGAAATCCGCCGACTATGTATTCAACCTGTTGCGCGAAAAATTACCCGCTAATCACATCTATCATAATTATGCGCACACTACGGAAGTGGTGGAAGCAGTGGCTGAAATTGCGGAAGGCATTGGCTTATCGAAAGAAGAAACGGAAATGGTGCTGTTGGCAGCATGGTTTCACGATACGGGGTTCATTGAAGTCTATGCCGGCCATGAGGAAAGAAGTAAGGCAATTGCCGAACGGTTCCTGGTAGAAAATCTTTATCCCGCTGAAAAAATTGAACGCATCAAAGGATGCATTGATGCCACCAAATATCCGCAACGGCCGACCAACCTGCTCGAATACATTATTTGCGATGCAGACCTTTCAGGCATTGCCAGTAAAAAATACTGGGAGAATGCAAATTTCCTGCGGCAGGAACAGGAACTCGTGCTGAACAAAAAATATACGGAGTCTGAATGGATCAAAACGGAAATAGAATTTCTGACGCAGCATAAATATCATACACCTTATTGTTACCTGGCGTATGAGAAAAGAAAAACACAGCATGTGCTGGAACTCAGGCAGAAACTGGAAGATTTGGAAAAGTCGGAAGGAAAGGAGCGGGAAAAGCGCAGCCGGAAAGAAGAAGAGCGGTTAATAAAAGAAAGCAGGCCTGATCGAGGCATAGAAACCGTTTTCCGGCTCACCATCAACAACCATATGAGTCTTTCAAAAATGGCGGATGACAAGGCGAATTTTTTGTTGTCCATTAATGGTATCATTCTGTCTTTTGCATTGGCAAACCTGGTGTCGAAGCTGGATGTGCAAACCAATTACTTCCTTGTGGGGCCAACGGCTATTCTGATGCTGGTCTGTCTTGTCTCTATCATCTTTGCTGTGCTCTCCACGCGTCCGAAGCTGATTGCCGGAAGCACTACGAGAGAGGATATTGAAAAGAAACGCGCCAATCTTTTATTCTTCGGAAACTTTCACAAGATGCAGCTGGATGAATTCAACTGGGGTTTTTCAGAGATGATGAAAGACAGGGAGTTTCTCTATGGCAGCATGATACGCGACCTTTATTATCTCGGGCAGGTTTTGGGAAGGAAGTATTTCCTCATTAGAATTGCTTATACTGTCTTTATGTGGGGAATCATTATAGCCGTGTTGTCATATGCAGTCAGTTACTGGTATTACTTTATGTATAGTCCGCTGCCACAATATTCTTATCCCCAGTAA
- a CDS encoding histidine phosphatase family protein has translation MKQLIIVRHAKSSWKDERADDHDRTLSKRGERDAPFMAGVLKQLKVEPDLMVSSTAKRAYATASYFATVLGYKKHHIVQNNRLYLAAPDELLEIINELPDEKNTVLIFGHNPGITTLVNDLSGAGIQNVPTSGICAISIDVDQWQDVRTGSGQLVFFKYPKLYFNDSDD, from the coding sequence ATGAAACAGCTTATAATAGTTCGTCATGCAAAATCGAGCTGGAAGGATGAACGCGCCGATGACCATGACCGCACCTTAAGCAAGCGCGGCGAACGGGATGCACCATTCATGGCCGGCGTGCTGAAGCAGTTAAAAGTCGAACCTGATCTGATGGTATCGAGTACGGCGAAACGTGCATATGCAACGGCCAGTTACTTTGCAACGGTGCTTGGCTATAAGAAACACCATATTGTACAAAACAACAGGTTATATCTTGCTGCACCGGATGAGCTGTTGGAAATTATCAATGAACTGCCTGATGAAAAGAACACCGTATTGATCTTTGGTCACAATCCGGGAATTACCACGCTGGTGAACGACCTCTCCGGCGCCGGTATTCAGAATGTGCCAACCAGTGGTATCTGCGCCATCAGCATTGATGTAGATCAATGGCAGGATGTGCGGACAGGCAGCGGACAACTGGTTTTCTTCAAGTATCCAAAGTTGTACTTTAACGATTCAGATGATTAA
- a CDS encoding FAD-dependent oxidoreductase, with protein sequence MQPERIIVIGAGAAGLMAAYELVKEGKEVIILEGRERVGGRIHTLSNNAFSHPVESGAEFIHGALPVTLQLLKEAGIEYEAVSGSVWQIRSGMLQQEEAFYENQALLEERLRELQRDMTVEDFINAFFSDEKHAAIRAYITGFAEGYDAADIKRASIFALRDEWMNEEAGANFRVKGGYIKMIDFLLAECLARGVMLQLHATVKEVTWSGNEVMVSCRNGKQFTGNKVIITVPLGVLLQQAGGESAISFTPEITDARNAIAKMGFGKVIKVLIEFRTAFWKQGDTTKRVGRDGRDLSFLISDAPIPTWWTQHPEQSTLLTGWLAGPAAGKWQITSEEFILEHAMQSLAAIFGTENDELKKMVVASQVANWAADEYTLGAYAYATLDTTQAIDTLNNSVGDTLFFAGEAFYLGPAMGTVEAALTSAIAVSKQILQ encoded by the coding sequence ATGCAACCTGAAAGAATAATTGTGATTGGAGCAGGTGCCGCCGGCTTGATGGCCGCATATGAACTGGTTAAAGAAGGCAAAGAAGTGATCATTTTGGAAGGGCGTGAACGGGTTGGTGGTCGCATTCACACACTGAGCAATAATGCTTTCTCACATCCTGTTGAATCAGGCGCTGAATTTATTCACGGTGCTTTACCTGTAACGCTTCAACTGCTGAAGGAGGCAGGTATTGAATATGAAGCTGTATCAGGATCTGTCTGGCAGATAAGATCCGGCATGCTTCAGCAGGAAGAAGCATTTTATGAAAACCAGGCATTGCTGGAAGAACGGCTGCGAGAATTACAGCGTGATATGACCGTGGAGGACTTTATCAATGCCTTTTTCAGTGATGAAAAACATGCTGCCATTCGTGCCTACATTACCGGATTCGCGGAAGGATATGATGCTGCTGATATCAAAAGGGCCAGCATATTTGCGTTGCGTGATGAATGGATGAATGAAGAAGCCGGAGCGAATTTCCGGGTGAAAGGAGGTTATATAAAAATGATTGACTTCCTTTTAGCGGAATGCCTTGCAAGAGGTGTTATGCTGCAGCTTCATGCTACCGTTAAGGAGGTGACATGGTCAGGCAATGAAGTGATGGTAAGTTGTCGTAACGGCAAGCAGTTTACCGGGAATAAAGTCATCATTACCGTTCCGCTGGGTGTGCTGTTGCAGCAGGCAGGCGGAGAAAGTGCAATCTCATTTACGCCGGAAATTACAGACGCAAGGAATGCGATTGCAAAAATGGGTTTTGGGAAAGTGATCAAAGTGCTGATTGAATTCAGGACTGCATTCTGGAAGCAGGGCGATACCACTAAACGTGTCGGAAGAGATGGGCGAGATTTAAGTTTCCTGATTTCAGATGCACCCATTCCGACATGGTGGACGCAGCATCCTGAGCAAAGTACATTACTGACAGGATGGCTGGCTGGTCCTGCTGCAGGAAAATGGCAAATAACCTCTGAGGAATTTATTTTGGAGCATGCCATGCAATCGCTGGCTGCAATTTTCGGGACAGAGAATGATGAACTGAAAAAAATGGTTGTTGCCTCGCAAGTGGCGAACTGGGCAGCTGATGAATATACATTGGGTGCCTATGCTTATGCCACGCTTGATACAACGCAGGCAATTGATACATTAAACAATTCAGTGGGTGATACTTTGTTTTTTGCGGGAGAGGCATTTTACCTGGGACCGGCTATGGGCACTGTGGAAGCGGCACTGACGAGTGCTATTGCGGTTTCAAAGCAGATACTGCAATAA